The genomic DNA GGGATCCGAGCAGGTATAAAAGGGGCCCAGCTAGAGCCTAGCCAGACTGTGAAGGCGACCCGCTCTAGACACCGCATCAGGTGCGAGAAGCCCGCGGGTTCGTCCTGTCTTGGCGCGGAGCACTTGGATAAGCCGTTACCGCAGGACCAGCTGGCCCACTGGCCCCCAAGCTCCGCTCTGACGGAGTCCCAGGGCCTTTTCACCGTGGCCGCTCCAGCCCCGGGAGCGCCTTCTCCTCCCGCCACGCTGGCGCACCTTCTTCCCGCCCCAGCAATGTACAGCCTGCTGGAGACTGAACTCAAGAACCCCGTAGGGACACCCGCACAAGCGGCGGGCACCGGCGGCCCCGCAGCCCCGGGAGGCGCAGGCAAGAGCAGTGCGAACGCAGCCGGCGGCGCGAACGCAGGCGGCGGGAGCAGCGGTGGTGCGAACGGCGGTGGCGGGGGCACAGACCAGGACCGAGTGAAGCGACCCATGAATGCCTTCATGGTATGGTCCCGCGGGCAGCGGCGCAAAATGGCCCTGGAGAACCCCAAGATGCACAACTCTGAGATCAGCAAGCGCTTGGGCGCCGACTGGAAACTGCTGACCGACGCCGAGAAGCGACCATTCATCGACGAGGCCAAGCGACTTCGCGCCGTGCACATGAAGGAGTATCCGGACTACAAGTACCGGCCGCGCCGCAAGACCAAGACGCTGCTCAAGAAAGATAAGTACTCCCTGCCCAGCGGCCTGCTGCCCcccggcgccgccgccgccgccgcagctgCGGCCGCCGCCGCGGCTGCCAGCAGTCCAGTGGGCGTGGGCCAGCGCCTGGACACGTACACGCACGTGAACGGCTGGGCC from Saimiri boliviensis isolate mSaiBol1 chromosome X, mSaiBol1.pri, whole genome shotgun sequence includes the following:
- the SOX3 gene encoding transcription factor SOX-3 → MYSLLETELKNPVGTPAQAAGTGGPAAPGGAGKSSANAAGGANAGGGSSGGANGGGGGTDQDRVKRPMNAFMVWSRGQRRKMALENPKMHNSEISKRLGADWKLLTDAEKRPFIDEAKRLRAVHMKEYPDYKYRPRRKTKTLLKKDKYSLPSGLLPPGAAAAAAAAAAAAAASSPVGVGQRLDTYTHVNGWANGAYSLVQEQLGYAQPPSMSSPPPPPALPPMHRYDMAGLQYSPMMPPGAQSYMNVAAAAAAASGYGGMAPSATAAAAAAYGQQPATAAAAAAAAAAMSLGPMGSVVKSEPSSPPPAIASHSQRACLGDLRDMISMYLPPGGDAADAASPLPGGRLHGVHQHYQGAGTAVNGTVPLTHI